The Phormidium yuhuli AB48 DNA window GCAGATGGGGTCGGCGAAGACCAAGATAATAATGATATTTTCGGAACAACAATTGCCGAAACTGTCATCACCGGTGTCACCCTACCACCGAACCAAACCTACGGTATCGGAGATGAACTCGAATTTACCGTCACCTTCTCAGCGGCGGTGACTATCACCGGTGCGGTCTCCTTGCCCATTACCCTAGACACAGGAGGTGTGGTGAATGCCACCCTAGTGGATAATAATGGGTCACCTTCTACCACCCACACTTTCCGTTACACTGTTGTTGAGGGCAATGAGGATACCGATGGCATCGAGGTTGGCACGGCTTTAGTCTTACCTGCCGGTGCCAGCATTCAAAATGACGATGGCTTCACGGCTAACCGAACCTTAACTAATATCGGCGATACCACAGGCATCCTGGTTGATGGCATTCCACCGGATACAGGAATTGCACCCCCCCCCACACCAATTCCCACCCCAACTCCCACACCCACCCCAACTCCCATAGCAACCCCAACTCCCACTCCCACTCCCGAACCCGAACCCGAACCCGAACCCGACCCAACTCCCACCCCAGAAGTCTCCTGCGAACCCGGTCCCGGACAATTAATCTTCGGTCGGACTGGAGATTCCTTGTTCCTGTTCGGTCCAGAGGTCTTTGGAACCCAGGGGGACGACACCATCATCGGCGGCGAGGGAGCCAAAATTATCACCGCCGTCGGGGGTCGTAACCTCATATTTGGCAACACAGGAGATGACCTCATTCGCGGCGGCGATTGTGACGACACCATCTTTGGCGGCCAGGATAACGACACGATCTATGGCGGTGGGGGCAACGATATCCTAGTGGGAGATGACGGAGATGATGTCCTCTTTGGCGAACGGGGAGATAACCTCATGTTCGGCAATCAGGGTAATGACATTCTCCAGGCTGGTGAGGGCAATGACACCCTATTCGGCGGTCAGGGCAATGATATTCTCATTGGCGGACCTGGAGATAACCTGCTCTCAGGAGACCTCGGCGATGACACCCTCACCGGAGGCGGTGGCAATAACATCTTTGTCTTGCGAGACGATGGTGGAGAAAATCTCATCACCGACTTTCAGGTGGGAGCCGACCGCATTGGACTCTCTCATGGTCTAACATTTGAAGTCTTGGAGTTCACTCAACTCGATGAGCAACTGCTGTTAGCCGTCGGCGGGAAAACCCTAGCGGTGTTACCGGAGGTGAGCCAGGAGCAACTGAACTCTCCCGCCAATTTTATCACCCTGAACTGGTAGGAGTCTCGTCCTTTATCGTGATGTTTTTGCTCACCGACATCTTTCGCCGAGATTGAGGTGGAGGGGCTGACATCTTGTGGCATTTTTGGTGCAATTTGTCAAGCCCCAATCGCCAAAAAAATTAACCTATCCAGAGCCAGTTCTTCGCTAAAATCAACTCGGTTCTGGATTGCGAAATAACCCATTATGGACGTACAAGCCGCCGTGGCCTGGAAAGCCGGCGAACCCCTAAGCCTAGAAACCGTGCAACTCGACGGTCCCAAAGCCGGAGAAGTCATGGTAGAAATCAAAGCCACTGGAGTTTGTCATACCGATGCCTATACCCTCTCCGGCGATGACCCCGAAGGACTCTTTCCCGCCATCTTGGGTCATGAAGGGGCCGGGGTTGTCGTGGACGTAGGCGATGAAGTAAAAAGTCTTAAGGTGGGCGATCGCGTCATTCCCCTCTACACCCCCGAATGTCGCCAATGCAAATACTGTCTCAGCGGCAAAACCAACCTCTGTCAAGCCATTCGTAGCACCCAAGGCCAAGGCGTCATGCCTGATGGAACCAGTCGTTTCTCCCTCAACGGCGAAAAAATCCATCACTACATGGGAACCTCCACCTTCGCCAACGTCACCGTTCTCCCGGAAATCGCCGTCGCCAAAATCCGAGATGACGCACCCCTCGACAAAGTCTGTCTCATCGGTTGCGGCGTCACCACCGGAGTCGGGGCCGTCATCAACACCGCCAAAGTCGAACCCGGTTCCAATGTTGTCGTCTTCGGCTTAGGGGGAATTGGCCTCAACGTCATTCAGGGGGCCCGTCTCGTCGGGGCCAACCAAATCATCGGCGTCGACCTCAACCCCGCCAAACGGTCCCTAGCCGAGACATTTGGCATGACCCATTTCATCAACCCCAACGACGTCGACGACGTAGTAGCCGCCATTATCGACCTCACCGACGGCGGGGCCGACTATAGCTTTGAATGTATCGGCAGCGTCAAAGTGATGCGTCAGGCCCTCGAATGCTGCCATAAAGGCTGGGGAGAATCGGTAATTATCGGCGTCGCCGGGGCCGGCCAAGAAATCAGTACCCGTCCCTTCCAACTGGTGACCGGTCGAGTTTGGCGAGGAACGGCCTTTGGGGGGGCCAAAGGTCGCCGAGATGTCCCCAAAATTGTCGATTGGTACATGGACGGCAAAATCGACATCGACAGTCTCGTCACCAACATCATCCCCATCAACCGCATCAACGAAGCCTTCGACCTGATGCACGCCGGGGAGGCCATTCGTACCGTTGTCACCTTCCCCGAATCATGACTCTAACCCTCAGCCAAGACCGTCGTTCCTTTGGCGGGAGTACCCAGTTTTACCAGCATTTCTCCCAATGCTGTCAGGCCCCGATGCGGTTTTCCCTCTATCTCCCTCCCCAAGCGGCCCAATATCGAGTTCCCATTCTCTATTGGTTATCGGGGTTAACCTGTACCGAGGAGAACTTTATCAGCAAAGCCGGGGCCCAACGGTTCGCCGCCGAGTATGGATTGCTGTTGGTGGCCCCAGATACCAGTCCCCGTAATTTGGGACTTGCGGGAGAAGACGACCGTTGGGACTTCGGGAGTGGGGCCAGCTTCTACGTCGATGCAACGGAATCTCCCTGGGCCAAGCATTATCAAATGTATTCCTATATCACCGAGGAACTCCCGGCCCTAATTGCCGAGAATTTCCCGGTGGATGCCACTCGTCAGAGTATTTTCGGTCATTCGATGGGGGGTCATGGGGCCCTGGTTTGTGCCTTGCGTCATCCGTCTCGCTATCAATCGGTATCAGCATTTGCCCCCATTGCGGCCCCCATGTCTTGTCCCTGGGGAGAAACCGCATTTCGCGGCTATTTAGGGGAGAATCGCCAAACTTGGTTAGGGTATGATGCCAGTGAGTTGGTGAAAACTTCTGCCTGGGAGGGTCCGATTTTGATTGACCAAGGGGAAGCGGATTCCTTTCTCGGGGAGGGTCAATTGTTACCGGAACGCTTCGAGGCCGCTTGTCAGCAGGCTGGGGTTGACCTCCGCTTACGGCGGCAACCGGGGTATGACCATAGTTACTATTTTATTGCCAGTTTCATGGAAGACCATTTACGCCATCATGCTGAGGCGTTAGATTGTTTTTGATGGAGAAGGCAATAGGCAATAGGCAGTAGGCAGTAGGCAGTAGGCAGTAGGGATAACCCACCCCTACCCCTCCCAGGAGGGGATTTTGCGTAACTTCTTAAAAAATCTAATGGTTCGCCATGACACGCCTTAACTTTGATACCCAAACCATGACGTTTCGCCAACTTTTGGGTAACGGAGTCACCTACCAAGTTCCCCCGTTTCAACGGGATTACGCCTGGGGAGAGGATGAGTGGGAGGATATTTGGCAGGATATCAATACCTTATTTGAGGAGGAGGGAGAAACGGCTCATTATATGGGCTATCTTGTCCTGCAATCTTCGGATTATAAACATTTTACCATTATTGATGGTCAACAACGGATAACGACCCTCAGTCTTCTGATTTTGGCAGGGTTGTCTCTTTTACAGGATTTAATTACCGCCGACATCGATAGTCAGAGGAATCAACGCCGCCAACAACAATTACAAAATAGTTATATTGGTGATGTGGACCCGGTGAGTCTTCTCTCGTACCCCAAACTACAACTCAATCGCCATAGTAATCGCTTTTATCAAACCTATTTAGTTCCCTTAGATCGGATTCCAAATCGGGGCTTGAATGGGTCAGAACGTCAGCTACGCAAGGCATTTTTTGGGTTCAAAGACCGTCTTCAGGAACGTCAGGGACTGGGGGAAGATAGGGGTCAGGAGATTGCCAAATTTGTCGATGTTTGGGTGGACAAGCTGGTGTTTACCGTGATTACGGTGACGGATGAGTTGAATGCGTTTAAGGTCTTTGAAACTCTCAATGCTCGTGGAGTTCGTCTTTCTTCTACAGATTTACTAAAAAACTATTTGTTTTCACTCTTGAGTCAGGGCGATCGCCACCCCCTTGAGGTGGAGTCGTTAGAACTGTTTTGGGAGAGAATTGTCGGTCTTTTAGGCCAGGAGAGTTTTCCCGAGTTTTTGCGTATTTTTTGGAATCGCCAATATCCTTTAGTTCGCAAACGAGACTTGTTTAAAACCCTCAAACGTCAGATTACGACCCGAGAACAAGGATTTGCACTCTTGCGGTCATTAGATAGATGTGCTGAAATTTATACGGCTCTCCAAGATGTCCAGGATGTTAACTGGACAGCATCCGAGAAACGCAGTTTACAAGCATTAAGGCTGTTTGAAACTCGTCAAAGTCTATCTTTTTTAATTGCCTGTTATGAGCGTTTTTTTGAGAGCGATCGCCCCGTTTTTACAAGAATTTTAAAGGCAATTTCAGTCATTTCTTTTCGTTATAGCGTAATTTGTGGATTACCCAATTATGACCAAGAACGACGCTATAATAACATCGCCCGGAGGATTCATGAAGGAACCCTGAAACCCTCATCTGATGTCTTTCGGGAATTGCGATCGCTCACCCCTGAAGATAAACCCTTCAAAGCGGCATTTATTAACAAATGCTTTCCCACATTTCAACGTCAAAACAAACAGATTGTTCGCTATATTTTGTTTAACATTGAAAAACAAAACTATGGACGAGAATTTGACCTAGAAAGTGCCAGTTATACCCTAGAGCATATCCTGCCAGAACATCCTGGAGCTGACTGGGATGATCTTGACGACTCCCAACAGGAGCAATTGCGATATCGCTTAGGAAATCTTACCCTATTAGAAGCGTCTCTCAACCGTCAAGTTGGCAATCAAGGCTATCCTGTGAAACGAGATATCTATGCTGAAAGTCGCTTTGGAATCACCCAGGCGATCGCGGAACAGTATGATGAGTGGAATGGACAAAAAATTGAATCTCGCCAACGACAATTAGCCAATATCGCCGCCGGAATTTGGCGATTTGAGTTTCCTTAAAATTGTCATAAATCATATTATACCATGTTTTGATAGGCTGGCCACACATCCGATAGCGAGGAGGGCGAACAGCCGTTCGCCCCTACAAGGAATGATTAACCCCAATTAAGACTCATGACGTTGCAAAATCTCATCCAAATTCTCCCCTCGGGGTAACTCCAAGAAAACGCGATCGCCATCCTCCAAACCGGCCAACACCTGAATCCGATTCCCCAGAGTTGGGCCCAACGTCACCGACTGAAACTGAGGACGGCCCTCCTCATCAGGAACCAAAACCCCCGCCTCCCCTTGACGAGTCACGATTGCCACCGTCGGTAAGACTAACGCATTGGGGAGGCGATCGCCCAAAAACGTCAAATCCACATTCATCCCCGAGCGTAACTGCTCCAACCCCGTCACAATATCCAAACGCACCTGAAACAGCGTCACATCCCGCTCCACAATCGCCTCAGGCGCAATCAAGCGCACCTCTCCCTGAAACACCTCATCCGGGAACGCATCCGCCACAATCTCCACCACCTGGCCCGCTTGAATCTGATTAATATCCGCCTCAGGAACCTTCGCCAACACCTCCAACCCTCGCGCCAACGCCACCACCGACGTCGAAGTCGCCGAACTCACCGTCGAAGCCGACGTCGCCGGAGTCACAAACGCCCCCTCATCCGCATAGCGTTGAGTAATAATCCCAGAAAAGGGAGCGCGAACCCGAGTATCCTCCAACTGAATCCCCGCAAAACGCACCTGGGCCTCCGCCTCCATCACATCGGCCCGAGCTTGAGCAATCGTTTCCCGACGAGTTCCCCGCAACAACTCATCTAACTGAGATTGAGCCTGAGACACATCCGTCTCAGCCGAAGCCACCTCCGCCTCGGCCCGCTCAACTTCCTCCCGACGGCTCCCACCGCGAATACGCTCCTCACGTCGCTGGGCCTCAACTCGGGCCGACTGAGCCTGTTCAACCGCCGCCTGGGCCCGACGCAGTTCATCCTCACGGCGATCGAGTTCCTGACGAGAAATGGCCCCATCCTGATACAACTGTTCATGACGTCGCAACTCCCCCTGAGCCAGCATCAGACGAGATTCTGCCTCGCGAATCGTCGATTGTGCTCGATTCACCGCCGCTTCCGCCTCCGCAATATCTTCAGGACGATTTCCCGCCCGCAATTGAGCTAAATTGGCTTGCGCACCCGCCAAACGAGCCTCCGCCTGACGCACCGCTCCCCGAGCGCGATCGATTTCCTCGGGCCGGGCCCCAGTTTCCGCTTCTTCTAACCGGGCCCGAGCGCGCTCCAGACGAGCTTGAGCCTGATCCAACTGACTCAAGAGTTCCTGATTCTCCATCTCCGCCACAATCTCCCCCTGGCTGACTTCATCCCCTTGTTCGACATAAAGCCGTTCTAATCGTCCTTGGGTTTTCGGGCTAAGATTGACTCGTTGCACCGGTTGCACCTCCCCAGTGGCTTCGATGCGTACGGTGACATCCGCCGGTTCAACGGCCACGGTGAGTTCATCAAGGCTAACTCGGGAGTTGGAACGACGACTGGTGATTCCGGCTACGGCTGCGGTTCCTAAAAGAATTGCCGCAGTGGCTCCGATAAGCCAGCGGCCGGGATGTTTGAATCTGTTGGAGAGGGGAAGTTCCATGGGAGAGGCAAGAGGGAGAGGGGAACCACGGAGGCACAGAGGACACGGAGGAGAGAGGGAGAAGAGAGGGAGGAGGAGGGACTTTGCTTATATTCTAACTGTTCATTCCCTTGAATGACTTTTGATGCACATTTTTGTTTTTTTGTCAATATTACATCTGAAATTTATCAATTCGTAACAATCTGTGGGAGTCATCTAGTAGCAACGAGTACAACTTGTTAGCATAGGGGGATATCTTTCAAGGACTGTCTAGAGCCATCAGTGAGCCTTCAGCTTGAATGTCTAGCCTACGGTGTAGGTCATGCCCAGGAGGGCCTATGTTTGCAACTGCGAATTGGCCCCTATCAGGTGCTGCTCGACTGTGGCATTCGGGATTTATCACCTCTGTTGGGCGATCTCCATCATGGCGCACCCCAAATTGATTGTGTCATCTCTAGTCATGCTCACGGGGACCATGCTCGGGGATTGTTGGCTCTGCGTCAGGCGTATCCCCATCTTCCCATCTATGCCAGTGAGGTAACGGCTCAACTGTTGCCCCTGAACTGGCTGCATCTGGGCGAGATTCCGGAAATCTGCCAAGCCTTACCCTGGCGGACAGCCGTGGAAATCGCCCCGCACCTATGGCTGGAACTGTTCCCGGCGGGCCATCTTCCGGGAGCGTCCCTGGTGCGTCTGACCTATGATGGGGGCGATCGCCCCTATTGTGCTGTCTATACGGGGGACTTTCTCCTCTCTAACTCCCGCCTGGCCGATGGCCTGCCCCTGGAAGAAGTCCGCAACTGGCATCCCGATGTTTTAATTGTTGAAGGGAGTTACGGAACGGCTCGTTATCCTCGACGACGGACTCAGGAAAACGAACTAGCCGAACGCATCAATCGCGCTCTGGCAGATAATCATCTCATTCTCATGCCAGTTCCTCGGTTGGGATTGGGGCAGGAACTGCTGATGTTACTGCGATCGCACCATCATTTTACTGGGCGCAACATTGACTTGTGGGTGGATGCTTCCCTGGCCGCCGGGTGCGATCGCTACCTGGAACTGCTGCCCCATCTTCCCACGGCCGTCCAAAACTTCGCCCGCCATCAACCCCTTTTCTGGGACGATCGCATCCGCCCCAGAATGCGTCGCCTCAACCCAGATACCCATTTGGGTGACGTTCCCACCATCCTCCTCACGGATATCGAGAGTGATTGGCAACGCTTCTGTGCCAATGACAACCGCTCCTGGCTGATTCTTTATCCCCTTCATCCCGGCCATCCCGGCCCCGATGACGGCCTCGATGACGCTCCTCAAATTCACCTAGATACCTATCTACTAAGTTCCCACTGCGATCGCTCAGGAACCAGTCAACTCATCCATAACCTGCGTCCCCAACATATTATCTTCGTCCACGGCTCCCCCAACTACCTCGCCGACTTAGCCAACCTCGAAGAACTCTGCAACCGCTATCAAATCCACTGTCCCGCCGCCGGAAAACTGGTGCAATTGCCCCTACGGGATAAACGGCCCCCCACTGAACTCCCTGACTCCCGCTACCAAGGAGAAGTCAGCGAAGATGGAAAACGAGTCATCTTCCATCTCGACAAAGCCCTCAGTCAAGACTCCCGTTGGCACAACTTCGCCGATACGGGCCTCGTGGAAACCCGCTGGCAAGGGGATGAGTTAGTGTTACGAGGCATCTCCCAACGGGAACTCCTGGGGCGAGAACGGGCCCTACAAATTCCCCCCAGTCTCCCCTGTTGTGCCAATTGTGCCTACTATCGCGCCCAGCAATGTTTTAATCCAGACTCCCCCCTCTATGGTTTTAAGGTAACGGCGGATGGAACCTGCTCGGTGTTTGAACCGCTTTAGGGGGGAAGGGGGAGAACCACGGAGTCACAGAGGACACAGAGGAAAGGAGGGGAAAGAGAGGGAGAATGGGTTACAGGACGTCTCGTTTGAGATAGGGTTGTAAGGCTTCGGGGACTTGAACGGTTTTGTCGGCGAGTTGATAGTTTTCTAGAATGGCGGCCATGGTGCGGCCGATCGCTAACCCGGAACCGTTGAGAGTATGGACGTATTGGGTGCCTTTTTTGCCTTTCTCCTTGAAGCGGATGTTACCCCGTCGTGCTTGGAACTCGCCACAATTTGAACAACTGGAAATTTCTCGATAGGTTCCAGCGGAGGGGAGCCAGACTTCTAAGTCATAGCATTTGTTGGCGCTGAAGCCGAGATCCCCGGTACAGAGTTCAATGACGCGATAGGGGAGTTTTAGGGCCTGCAGGATGGCTTCGGCGTTTTCTACCAGTTTCTGATGTTCCGCCTCCGACTGTTCTGGATGCACGAGTTTGACGAGTTCTACTTTATTGAACTGGTGTAGCCGGATTAAGCCTCGGGTATCTTTGCCATAACTCCCAGCTTCGCGCCGGAAACAGGGGGTATACGCACAATGGTGGATGGGGAGATCCTCGGCGTTGAGGATGTCATCTCGGTAAAGATTGGTGAGGGGAACTTCCGCCGTAGGGGAGAGCCAGAGATCGTCGTCTTGACATTTGAAACTCTCTTCGGCAAATTTGGGGAGTTGGCCGGTGGCTTCTAGGGAACGACTGTTAATTAAAACCGGGGGCATCACTTCTGTGTAGCCGGCTGCGATTTGTTGGTCTAGCATAAAGCTAATCAGGGCCCGTTCCAGGGCAGCTCCGGCTCCCATCAGGGCGACAAAACGGCTTTGGGCTACTTTGACGGCGCGATCGCTGACAATAATCCCCATCTCTTCGGCTAAGTCAATATGGGAGAGGAGTTTGTCAGACTTGGGTTTGTGTTCATATCCCCAGCGTCGAACTTCTACGTTCTCGGTTTCGTCTTTCCCATCGGGGGTGCTGGAACTGGGGAGGTTGGGGAGGGAGAGAAGTCGAGCCTGGAGTTGACTGCTAATCTCCTTTTCCCGGGGTTCGAGTTCCCCGAGTTGTTGTTTGAGTTGATTTCCTTCGGCTTTAAGCTGTTGGATCTCGTCACTGTCCACATCAGCCCCGGACTTCATTTTTTGTCCGATCGCCTTACCAATTTCGTTGCTGCGAGCCTGAAGCTGCGATCGCTCGGTTTCCAGTTCCCGTCGTTGGCGATCGAGGGCTTCAATCGGGGTTACATCATAGGTATCCCCCCGCCGGGCGAGTTGTTCTCGGACGGCTTGAGGGTTGTCTCGAATGAGTTTGATATCTAGCACAGTGGACGGTTACGGA harbors:
- a CDS encoding calcium-binding protein, giving the protein MAVFRVNQATDNGLGDTEGTLSWAIFKANQDQDNPATIVLETNVTITDVMKRLINSDITITGNDPDTTEIETRTISGGDGDERFRPLFVKSGTVNLNNLTLTNGKALGGSTFGGGGGAGMGGALFIYDGTVTIENAQFTNNLAQGGNSAVTGPSYSYGGAGMFGNAGGYGGGGLFGGSTGNDGGYGGLGEYGGGGGLAQPGYSGGGFGGGGGYGGVGFGGEGGFGGGGAAEGGFGAEGGFGGGGGRGGGAAAVGGGGGSGGSFGGGGGSGFGGGFGGGGAGGGGAGFGGAIFIRSGRLSIVDTSFSNNSTEGGTGANPGQGLGGAIFAMKSTTNTNGNNQGMPTELPSVQLRNVIFTSNSAANADGTAPADGVGEDQDNNDIFGTTIAETVITGVTLPPNQTYGIGDELEFTVTFSAAVTITGAVSLPITLDTGGVVNATLVDNNGSPSTTHTFRYTVVEGNEDTDGIEVGTALVLPAGASIQNDDGFTANRTLTNIGDTTGILVDGIPPDTGIAPPPTPIPTPTPTPTPTPIATPTPTPTPEPEPEPEPDPTPTPEVSCEPGPGQLIFGRTGDSLFLFGPEVFGTQGDDTIIGGEGAKIITAVGGRNLIFGNTGDDLIRGGDCDDTIFGGQDNDTIYGGGGNDILVGDDGDDVLFGERGDNLMFGNQGNDILQAGEGNDTLFGGQGNDILIGGPGDNLLSGDLGDDTLTGGGGNNIFVLRDDGGENLITDFQVGADRIGLSHGLTFEVLEFTQLDEQLLLAVGGKTLAVLPEVSQEQLNSPANFITLNW
- a CDS encoding S-(hydroxymethyl)glutathione dehydrogenase/class III alcohol dehydrogenase translates to MDVQAAVAWKAGEPLSLETVQLDGPKAGEVMVEIKATGVCHTDAYTLSGDDPEGLFPAILGHEGAGVVVDVGDEVKSLKVGDRVIPLYTPECRQCKYCLSGKTNLCQAIRSTQGQGVMPDGTSRFSLNGEKIHHYMGTSTFANVTVLPEIAVAKIRDDAPLDKVCLIGCGVTTGVGAVINTAKVEPGSNVVVFGLGGIGLNVIQGARLVGANQIIGVDLNPAKRSLAETFGMTHFINPNDVDDVVAAIIDLTDGGADYSFECIGSVKVMRQALECCHKGWGESVIIGVAGAGQEISTRPFQLVTGRVWRGTAFGGAKGRRDVPKIVDWYMDGKIDIDSLVTNIIPINRINEAFDLMHAGEAIRTVVTFPES
- the fghA gene encoding S-formylglutathione hydrolase; the encoded protein is MTLTLSQDRRSFGGSTQFYQHFSQCCQAPMRFSLYLPPQAAQYRVPILYWLSGLTCTEENFISKAGAQRFAAEYGLLLVAPDTSPRNLGLAGEDDRWDFGSGASFYVDATESPWAKHYQMYSYITEELPALIAENFPVDATRQSIFGHSMGGHGALVCALRHPSRYQSVSAFAPIAAPMSCPWGETAFRGYLGENRQTWLGYDASELVKTSAWEGPILIDQGEADSFLGEGQLLPERFEAACQQAGVDLRLRRQPGYDHSYYFIASFMEDHLRHHAEALDCF
- a CDS encoding DUF262 domain-containing protein, which codes for MTRLNFDTQTMTFRQLLGNGVTYQVPPFQRDYAWGEDEWEDIWQDINTLFEEEGETAHYMGYLVLQSSDYKHFTIIDGQQRITTLSLLILAGLSLLQDLITADIDSQRNQRRQQQLQNSYIGDVDPVSLLSYPKLQLNRHSNRFYQTYLVPLDRIPNRGLNGSERQLRKAFFGFKDRLQERQGLGEDRGQEIAKFVDVWVDKLVFTVITVTDELNAFKVFETLNARGVRLSSTDLLKNYLFSLLSQGDRHPLEVESLELFWERIVGLLGQESFPEFLRIFWNRQYPLVRKRDLFKTLKRQITTREQGFALLRSLDRCAEIYTALQDVQDVNWTASEKRSLQALRLFETRQSLSFLIACYERFFESDRPVFTRILKAISVISFRYSVICGLPNYDQERRYNNIARRIHEGTLKPSSDVFRELRSLTPEDKPFKAAFINKCFPTFQRQNKQIVRYILFNIEKQNYGREFDLESASYTLEHILPEHPGADWDDLDDSQQEQLRYRLGNLTLLEASLNRQVGNQGYPVKRDIYAESRFGITQAIAEQYDEWNGQKIESRQRQLANIAAGIWRFEFP
- a CDS encoding efflux RND transporter periplasmic adaptor subunit; the protein is MELPLSNRFKHPGRWLIGATAAILLGTAAVAGITSRRSNSRVSLDELTVAVEPADVTVRIEATGEVQPVQRVNLSPKTQGRLERLYVEQGDEVSQGEIVAEMENQELLSQLDQAQARLERARARLEEAETGARPEEIDRARGAVRQAEARLAGAQANLAQLRAGNRPEDIAEAEAAVNRAQSTIREAESRLMLAQGELRRHEQLYQDGAISRQELDRREDELRRAQAAVEQAQSARVEAQRREERIRGGSRREEVERAEAEVASAETDVSQAQSQLDELLRGTRRETIAQARADVMEAEAQVRFAGIQLEDTRVRAPFSGIITQRYADEGAFVTPATSASTVSSATSTSVVALARGLEVLAKVPEADINQIQAGQVVEIVADAFPDEVFQGEVRLIAPEAIVERDVTLFQVRLDIVTGLEQLRSGMNVDLTFLGDRLPNALVLPTVAIVTRQGEAGVLVPDEEGRPQFQSVTLGPTLGNRIQVLAGLEDGDRVFLELPRGENLDEILQRHES
- a CDS encoding MBL fold metallo-hydrolase, whose translation is MSLQLECLAYGVGHAQEGLCLQLRIGPYQVLLDCGIRDLSPLLGDLHHGAPQIDCVISSHAHGDHARGLLALRQAYPHLPIYASEVTAQLLPLNWLHLGEIPEICQALPWRTAVEIAPHLWLELFPAGHLPGASLVRLTYDGGDRPYCAVYTGDFLLSNSRLADGLPLEEVRNWHPDVLIVEGSYGTARYPRRRTQENELAERINRALADNHLILMPVPRLGLGQELLMLLRSHHHFTGRNIDLWVDASLAAGCDRYLELLPHLPTAVQNFARHQPLFWDDRIRPRMRRLNPDTHLGDVPTILLTDIESDWQRFCANDNRSWLILYPLHPGHPGPDDGLDDAPQIHLDTYLLSSHCDRSGTSQLIHNLRPQHIIFVHGSPNYLADLANLEELCNRYQIHCPAAGKLVQLPLRDKRPPTELPDSRYQGEVSEDGKRVIFHLDKALSQDSRWHNFADTGLVETRWQGDELVLRGISQRELLGRERALQIPPSLPCCANCAYYRAQQCFNPDSPLYGFKVTADGTCSVFEPL
- the serS gene encoding serine--tRNA ligase; this encodes MLDIKLIRDNPQAVREQLARRGDTYDVTPIEALDRQRRELETERSQLQARSNEIGKAIGQKMKSGADVDSDEIQQLKAEGNQLKQQLGELEPREKEISSQLQARLLSLPNLPSSSTPDGKDETENVEVRRWGYEHKPKSDKLLSHIDLAEEMGIIVSDRAVKVAQSRFVALMGAGAALERALISFMLDQQIAAGYTEVMPPVLINSRSLEATGQLPKFAEESFKCQDDDLWLSPTAEVPLTNLYRDDILNAEDLPIHHCAYTPCFRREAGSYGKDTRGLIRLHQFNKVELVKLVHPEQSEAEHQKLVENAEAILQALKLPYRVIELCTGDLGFSANKCYDLEVWLPSAGTYREISSCSNCGEFQARRGNIRFKEKGKKGTQYVHTLNGSGLAIGRTMAAILENYQLADKTVQVPEALQPYLKRDVL